A DNA window from Flavobacteriales bacterium contains the following coding sequences:
- the clpP gene encoding ATP-dependent Clp endopeptidase proteolytic subunit ClpP, which translates to MDGNEFRKYAIKHRGISSTTFDSVIGSMTPYIIEERSLNVAQMDVFSRLMMDRIIFLGTGIDDTVANIIQAQLLFLESADNKKDIQIYLNSPGGSVYAGLGIYDTMQYIAPDVSTICTGMAASMGAVLLCAGATGKRTALKHSRVMIHQPLGGAQGQASDIEITAREIAKLKKELYDIIATHSGQTYDKVWADSDRDYWMTAEEAKAYGMIDEVLVRTK; encoded by the coding sequence ATGGACGGTAACGAATTTAGAAAGTACGCAATTAAGCACAGAGGCATTAGCAGCACCACTTTCGATAGTGTGATTGGCTCAATGACTCCATATATCATCGAGGAACGCTCGTTGAACGTGGCACAAATGGATGTGTTCTCGCGTTTGATGATGGACCGAATCATCTTCCTTGGAACTGGGATTGATGATACCGTGGCAAACATCATTCAAGCACAACTTCTTTTCTTGGAAAGTGCAGACAATAAAAAAGACATACAGATCTATCTGAATTCTCCTGGAGGGTCAGTTTATGCAGGTTTAGGAATTTACGACACCATGCAATATATCGCACCGGATGTAAGTACTATATGCACTGGAATGGCGGCATCGATGGGAGCAGTACTTCTTTGTGCAGGCGCAACAGGAAAGAGAACAGCTTTGAAACACTCTCGAGTAATGATTCATCAGCCATTGGGCGGAGCGCAAGGTCAAGCGTCTGATATCGAAATCACAGCTCGCGAAATTGCCAAGTTGAAAAAGGAATTATACGACATTATTGCAACTCATTCTGGACAGACCTATGATAAAGTTTGGGCAGATTCTGACCGCGATTATTGGATGACAGCGGAAGAAGCAAAAGCGTACGGAATGATTGATGAGGTTCTGGTAAGAACTAAATAA
- the clpX gene encoding ATP-dependent Clp protease ATP-binding subunit ClpX — translation MKASKDKEHIKCSFCGRDKQDTAVLIAGINGHICDRCIAQAYQIVNEEFASKQDKTINQSLNLLKPIEIKTFLDEYVIGQDQAKKVLAVAVYNHFKRLVQKPDKENDDVEVEKSNIILVGRTGTGKTLLARTIAKMLNVPFCIADATVLTESGYVGEDVESILSRLLQAADYDAAAAEKGIVFIDEIDKIARKGDNASITRDVSGEGVQQGLLKLLEGSVVNVPPQGGRKHPEQKMVAIDTKNILFVCGGAFDGIERIIAKRMKKQTIGYASHTGKEEIDEDNLLQYISAQDIKNFGLIPELIGRLPVVTHLNPLDADALKRILTEPKNALVKQYKKLFKMDKVELEIEEGVLDYVVEKAIEFSLGARGLRSICEAILIDAMFELPSSDDKHITVTVDYAREKLSNSTISKLKAA, via the coding sequence ATGAAGGCAAGTAAGGATAAAGAACATATCAAGTGTTCTTTCTGCGGAAGGGACAAACAAGACACAGCAGTGTTGATTGCTGGTATTAACGGACACATTTGCGATAGGTGTATTGCGCAAGCATACCAGATCGTGAACGAAGAGTTTGCCAGCAAACAGGATAAGACGATCAATCAATCATTGAATCTGCTTAAGCCGATTGAGATCAAAACCTTTTTAGATGAGTATGTCATCGGTCAGGATCAGGCGAAGAAAGTATTGGCTGTTGCCGTGTACAATCACTTTAAGCGACTGGTGCAAAAGCCAGACAAGGAAAATGATGATGTAGAAGTAGAAAAGTCAAACATCATCCTTGTTGGAAGAACAGGAACGGGTAAAACCTTGCTGGCGCGAACCATTGCTAAAATGCTGAATGTCCCATTCTGTATTGCAGATGCAACTGTACTTACTGAAAGCGGTTATGTTGGCGAAGACGTAGAAAGTATTCTAAGCAGATTGCTTCAAGCTGCCGATTACGATGCGGCTGCTGCCGAAAAAGGAATCGTTTTCATTGATGAGATTGATAAAATTGCGCGCAAGGGCGATAATGCTTCCATAACGCGAGATGTTTCTGGCGAAGGAGTTCAACAAGGATTGCTGAAACTGTTGGAAGGTTCTGTGGTTAATGTTCCACCTCAAGGAGGAAGAAAACATCCTGAACAAAAGATGGTAGCCATTGACACTAAGAATATTCTATTCGTTTGCGGAGGAGCATTTGATGGCATCGAGCGCATCATTGCCAAGCGTATGAAGAAACAGACGATCGGCTATGCATCTCACACGGGTAAAGAAGAGATTGATGAAGACAATCTGCTTCAATACATCTCGGCTCAAGACATTAAAAACTTTGGTCTCATTCCAGAATTGATCGGACGATTACCGGTTGTTACCCATCTTAATCCGTTGGATGCTGATGCATTGAAACGCATTCTCACAGAACCAAAAAATGCTTTGGTAAAACAATACAAGAAGCTTTTCAAAATGGACAAGGTTGAACTTGAAATTGAGGAAGGCGTGTTGGATTATGTAGTAGAAAAGGCCATCGAATTCAGTCTCGGTGCGCGCGGATTGCGTTCCATCTGCGAGGCCATTCTTATTGATGCGATGTTCGAGTTGCCATCGTCTGACGATAAGCACATTACCGTAACGGTTGATTACGCACGTGAAAAGCTGTCTAACTCTACCATCAGTAAGCTTAAAGCCGCTTAA
- a CDS encoding sterol desaturase family protein has translation MKSLLEIYRSPEVWGFTDDVTVYFVPGFAILILLEFYIGYRENLKLHEPKDSLASIGMGIGSLILGVGVKFAAFGFFLYLYQFDLLGFKQYLGMDKWYAWVILFFADDFSFYWHHRLSHSIRVLWAAHINHHSSVNYNLAVALRQSWTELFYKYVFWMWLPLIGFHPIMIFTMIGISLIYQFWVHTKTIKSLGPIEWIFNTPSHHRVHHASNVRYLDRNHAGILIIWDRMLGTFQKEEESDPVVYGITSNIHTYNLFKIAFHEFGNIWMDVKSAPDLKTKLGYIFAAPGWSHDGRSKTSEQLRRERNNSIVAHK, from the coding sequence ATGAAAAGTCTTCTGGAAATATATCGTTCACCCGAAGTTTGGGGATTTACAGATGATGTAACCGTCTACTTCGTTCCGGGATTTGCAATCTTGATTCTTCTTGAGTTCTACATTGGATACCGTGAAAATCTCAAGCTGCATGAACCAAAAGACAGTTTGGCAAGCATTGGAATGGGAATCGGTTCTTTGATTCTTGGCGTTGGCGTGAAATTCGCAGCTTTCGGTTTTTTCCTATACCTCTACCAATTCGATCTTTTGGGTTTCAAGCAATATTTAGGAATGGACAAGTGGTACGCTTGGGTTATTCTCTTTTTTGCAGACGATTTTTCGTTCTATTGGCATCACCGACTCAGCCATTCTATACGTGTTCTTTGGGCTGCGCACATCAATCATCATTCTTCGGTCAATTACAATTTGGCCGTTGCGCTTCGTCAGAGTTGGACAGAACTGTTCTATAAATATGTTTTTTGGATGTGGCTTCCTCTCATCGGTTTTCATCCTATCATGATCTTTACGATGATCGGAATCAGCCTGATCTATCAGTTTTGGGTGCATACCAAAACCATTAAATCGCTTGGTCCGATTGAATGGATTTTCAATACACCATCGCACCATCGGGTGCATCATGCAAGTAATGTTCGTTATCTGGATAGGAACCATGCAGGCATTCTCATTATCTGGGATCGCATGTTAGGCACGTTTCAGAAAGAAGAAGAATCTGATCCTGTGGTTTATGGAATCACTTCCAATATTCACACTTATAACCTCTTCAAAATTGCGTTTCATGAGTTCGGCAATATTTGGATGGATGTGAAAAGTGCACCAGACCTGAAGACCAAGCTGGGATATATTTTTGCTGCACCAGGATGGAGTCATGATGGAAGAAGCAAGACTTCTGAGCAGTTGCGTAGAGAGCGAAATAACAGCATCGTAGCACATAAGTAA
- a CDS encoding SDR family oxidoreductase encodes MINTVFKEGLFREKVVLITGGGTGIGLRIAREFGLLGAKLIIASRNREKLDAGLKILHDDGSEAIALECNIRDEDSIKACVSAAIETYGRIDVLVNNGGGQFPSPAEFINRKGWHAVIETNLTGTFFLTQEVFNQSFSKNGGSVINITMDNRNGFPMLAHSAAARAGIQNLTMSLANEWGKHGVRINSISPGTIESSGLDTYAPQFQEYVRGYGKNNQHFRLGTEAEVAGAVVFLSSPAAAFITGINLAVDGGESIYTPLMPPIENSRNQKFDDE; translated from the coding sequence ATGATAAATACTGTTTTTAAAGAAGGACTTTTTAGAGAGAAGGTGGTGCTGATAACCGGTGGTGGAACTGGAATTGGACTGCGAATTGCACGCGAGTTCGGCCTACTTGGAGCCAAGTTGATCATTGCAAGCCGAAACAGAGAAAAACTGGATGCTGGATTGAAAATTCTTCATGATGACGGTTCTGAAGCCATAGCCTTGGAGTGCAATATCCGTGATGAGGACAGCATCAAAGCATGCGTATCCGCTGCCATCGAAACATACGGACGAATTGACGTGCTTGTAAATAACGGAGGTGGACAATTTCCATCGCCCGCAGAATTCATCAATAGAAAAGGTTGGCATGCGGTGATTGAAACCAATTTAACCGGAACATTCTTTCTGACCCAAGAGGTTTTCAATCAATCTTTCTCCAAAAATGGTGGTTCGGTCATCAACATAACCATGGACAATCGGAATGGGTTTCCAATGCTGGCACACTCGGCTGCTGCGCGCGCAGGCATTCAGAACTTAACCATGAGCCTAGCCAATGAATGGGGCAAGCATGGTGTACGAATAAACAGTATTTCTCCTGGCACCATCGAATCAAGCGGATTGGATACTTACGCGCCTCAGTTTCAAGAATACGTGAGAGGATATGGTAAGAACAATCAGCATTTCAGATTGGGAACAGAAGCAGAAGTGGCTGGTGCTGTAGTTTTTCTTTCTTCGCCTGCGGCCGCATTTATCACTGGAATCAATCTTGCTGTTGACGGTGGAGAATCGATTTACACACCACTTATGCCTCCAATTGAAAACAGCCGAAATCAGAAATTTGACGATGAGTGA
- a CDS encoding GNAT family N-acetyltransferase, which produces MAVKQEKYLKRPEDFAYDIQRIGPNDFDQLVPLMQDCFGTSIDIDYFRWKYIQNPEGRFIGYVAIDTFTKNLGGFFGVTSETFEFSGNPRTIYRSCEIMIHPSHRKRGILKKLSGRCFQELKEEGNLFVIGLGNDQTTSQFLKIGWQHLFDYRYYFKPTILCRFSQGSDSVRAEIKLSTAKKAIEEGLDANRIEISSSIRALRTPDQINWRLSNPRYNYLALRLKNDDGSYILFYVDKDKLVIFDLRLTTLESGKKMIAFLSQEVVKKSFTGIVSCSQENGVDAKVLKQLGFLGNSFSFGPYQERIPFLFYTHEDEMENYHSPSDWGITTYDNDSF; this is translated from the coding sequence ATGGCTGTTAAGCAAGAAAAATACCTGAAGCGTCCAGAAGATTTCGCCTACGATATTCAGCGGATTGGACCAAACGATTTTGACCAACTTGTTCCTCTCATGCAAGACTGTTTCGGAACGAGCATAGATATTGATTACTTCCGATGGAAATATATTCAAAACCCTGAAGGACGTTTCATTGGGTATGTGGCAATTGACACATTCACGAAGAACTTGGGAGGTTTTTTTGGCGTTACCTCGGAAACTTTTGAATTTTCAGGTAATCCACGAACGATTTACCGTTCGTGCGAGATCATGATACATCCTTCACATCGGAAAAGAGGAATTCTTAAGAAACTTTCAGGGCGCTGTTTTCAAGAACTTAAAGAAGAGGGAAATCTTTTTGTTATCGGCTTGGGAAATGATCAAACAACGAGTCAATTCCTCAAAATCGGTTGGCAACATTTATTTGATTATCGCTACTATTTCAAACCTACAATCCTATGTCGGTTTTCACAAGGATCGGATTCTGTTCGAGCCGAAATCAAACTCAGCACAGCCAAAAAAGCTATTGAGGAAGGATTGGACGCCAATAGAATAGAAATTTCTTCGAGCATTAGGGCGTTGCGCACCCCTGATCAGATCAACTGGCGATTAAGCAATCCGCGATACAACTACTTGGCCCTTCGATTGAAAAATGACGATGGAAGCTACATTCTGTTCTATGTAGACAAGGACAAGTTGGTGATCTTTGATCTGCGTTTGACCACCTTAGAAAGTGGAAAGAAAATGATTGCTTTTCTGAGTCAGGAAGTTGTAAAAAAAAGTTTCACCGGCATTGTTTCTTGTAGTCAAGAAAATGGTGTTGATGCCAAAGTTCTTAAGCAATTAGGATTTCTGGGTAACTCCTTCAGCTTTGGCCCTTATCAAGAACGAATACCTTTCTTGTTTTATACTCACGAGGATGAAATGGAGAACTATCATTCTCCTTCTGATTGGGGAATTACAACCTACGACAACGATTCTTTTTGA
- a CDS encoding right-handed parallel beta-helix repeat-containing protein has translation MKILRLAFPLAILIALLSSGCKKDALNGNGALSFSTDTVIFDTVFTTIGSVTRQFKIYNPSSSEVTISSIMLAGGQQSKYRMNLDGVPGVAFSNITIPGKDSLFVFVDVTLDPNNLSEPAIVTDSVVFNTNGTIQDVDLVAFGWDADFTYPNVFDNPIGPYRFLNCDITWTSAVPHVIYGWAVVPDGCTLTIEAGSRIYSHKGSGIIVDEGGTLIVNGTPQNQVVFASDRLDDFYEDQAGEWNRIWLYNGSKNNVINGAVIKNGNVGIEVDTISPGSSNPTLTISNTIIENMAGASLVSYSGTIDAYNCVFGNAGQYSVALLNGGVHNFYHCTIGNYWVNGNRQTPSLLLTNWIEIGDIIYRVDLASYFGNCIIYGNNQTELGLDKDAFAAFNIEFDNCLLKVDFNAEEPIDISSVSEFHEMIYNQDPKFVDPVDQNFELDTLSAAINVGKESITNDALLSQDVAGNLRIVGPKPDLGAYERQQ, from the coding sequence ATGAAAATACTCCGACTCGCGTTTCCACTTGCTATTCTAATTGCACTGCTAAGCAGTGGTTGTAAAAAAGATGCTCTGAACGGAAATGGCGCATTGAGTTTTTCTACCGACACCGTGATTTTCGATACGGTTTTCACAACAATCGGCTCTGTAACCAGACAATTCAAGATCTATAATCCGAGCAGCAGCGAGGTGACCATTTCGTCCATCATGCTGGCTGGCGGACAACAATCTAAGTATAGAATGAATTTGGATGGTGTGCCAGGTGTGGCGTTCAGCAACATTACCATTCCTGGCAAAGATTCGTTGTTTGTGTTTGTAGATGTAACGCTTGACCCGAACAATCTAAGCGAGCCTGCCATTGTAACAGACAGTGTTGTCTTCAATACCAACGGGACGATTCAAGACGTGGACCTGGTGGCTTTCGGTTGGGATGCAGACTTCACCTATCCGAATGTATTTGATAATCCGATTGGGCCATATCGTTTCTTGAACTGTGACATTACTTGGACATCTGCCGTTCCTCACGTCATATATGGTTGGGCAGTTGTACCGGATGGATGCACGCTTACCATTGAAGCCGGAAGTCGTATTTATAGCCACAAGGGTTCGGGAATTATTGTGGATGAGGGTGGAACGCTTATCGTAAACGGAACACCCCAGAATCAGGTGGTTTTTGCAAGTGATCGTTTAGATGATTTTTATGAAGATCAGGCTGGTGAATGGAACAGAATCTGGTTGTACAACGGTAGCAAGAATAACGTCATCAATGGCGCAGTCATCAAAAATGGAAATGTTGGAATAGAGGTCGACACCATCAGTCCTGGCTCAAGCAATCCAACCTTAACCATAAGCAACACCATAATTGAAAACATGGCTGGTGCAAGCCTAGTATCCTATTCAGGAACAATTGACGCATACAATTGCGTCTTTGGTAATGCTGGCCAATACTCGGTTGCACTTTTAAATGGTGGAGTTCATAATTTTTATCACTGTACAATCGGCAATTATTGGGTGAATGGAAATCGTCAAACCCCTTCGTTGCTGCTTACAAATTGGATCGAAATTGGTGATATTATTTATAGAGTTGATTTAGCTAGTTATTTCGGAAACTGCATCATCTATGGGAACAACCAAACCGAACTTGGATTGGACAAGGATGCATTTGCAGCTTTCAATATTGAATTTGACAATTGCCTACTTAAAGTGGACTTCAATGCCGAGGAACCCATCGACATCAGCAGCGTGAGTGAATTCCATGAGATGATCTACAATCAGGATCCGAAATTCGTTGACCCGGTAGATCAGAATTTTGAACTGGATACTCTTTCTGCCGCCATTAATGTCGGGAAAGAATCAATTACCAACGATGCATTGCTAAGTCAAGATGTTGCTGGCAATCTTAGAATTGTAGGCCCAAAACCTGATCTAGGCGCTTACGAGCGACAACAATAG
- a CDS encoding Zn-dependent exopeptidase M28 produces the protein MNTPIELISEIIDRFGPRRAGSEAERNAQYFLKERLESYCNEVEVHEFEDALTAKFSSLRLFCVGYYLSLVFVWISVPVALSLAFVNAILFFGHFVAYRNWLDFLYPKKRSLNIIGTIEPQSEVRSTLIFSGHMDSTPEFIWWYWLKDWGIRLMILSSLAFVLLPILVLFLFLNDWTPSIEIAYWIFVGIVPATVSFFFIHGKTVVDGAQDNLSGVAVSEAIAQALVGKLKHTRVKMVSFGSEETGLKGSSAYVKENLNLLRGENAHVINLDGILEKDEMHLIERELSLFLRHDSELLAQVEEVFSAHALDPKRGTIPVGATDAASFSQHGIPALSIVGMSMKGLHPTYHTRLDKIDRLSSNTLNSVAKALIDFALKWDQKSNTNFH, from the coding sequence ATGAATACCCCAATCGAACTTATTTCTGAGATCATTGATCGCTTTGGACCGCGAAGAGCGGGGAGTGAAGCAGAGCGAAATGCACAGTATTTTTTGAAAGAGCGCTTGGAATCGTATTGCAACGAAGTTGAAGTGCATGAGTTTGAAGACGCGCTTACGGCAAAGTTCAGTTCGCTCAGACTTTTCTGTGTGGGATATTATTTGTCGTTGGTATTTGTTTGGATTTCTGTGCCAGTTGCTTTATCGCTTGCCTTTGTCAATGCCATTTTGTTCTTCGGGCATTTTGTCGCTTATCGCAATTGGCTCGATTTCCTTTACCCGAAGAAACGTTCTTTGAACATTATAGGAACGATTGAACCGCAAAGCGAAGTTCGTTCTACATTGATTTTTTCAGGGCACATGGACAGCACGCCCGAATTTATTTGGTGGTATTGGCTCAAAGATTGGGGCATTCGGTTGATGATTTTGAGCAGCTTAGCTTTTGTGCTGCTTCCAATTCTTGTTCTATTCCTTTTCTTGAATGATTGGACGCCATCAATTGAAATAGCCTACTGGATATTTGTCGGAATTGTTCCAGCAACCGTTTCATTCTTTTTCATTCATGGAAAAACGGTGGTTGATGGTGCGCAGGACAATCTTTCTGGCGTTGCTGTTTCCGAAGCCATTGCGCAAGCTTTGGTAGGAAAGCTTAAGCACACACGTGTTAAAATGGTGTCTTTCGGAAGTGAAGAAACCGGATTGAAAGGTTCATCGGCTTACGTGAAGGAGAATTTGAATCTTCTAAGGGGTGAGAATGCACACGTCATTAATCTAGATGGAATCCTCGAAAAGGACGAAATGCACCTTATCGAAAGAGAGTTATCCTTGTTTTTACGTCATGATTCTGAGCTTCTCGCTCAAGTAGAAGAGGTTTTTTCTGCGCATGCGCTCGACCCGAAACGCGGAACGATTCCAGTAGGAGCTACAGATGCGGCCAGTTTTTCGCAGCACGGAATTCCGGCACTTTCAATCGTAGGAATGTCCATGAAAGGGCTTCATCCAACGTATCATACACGTTTAGATAAGATCGATCGGCTGTCTTCAAACACCTTAAATTCTGTTGCAAAAGCGCTAATTGATTTTGCCTTAAAATGGGATCAAAAATCGAATACAAACTTTCATTGA
- a CDS encoding type B 50S ribosomal protein L31, whose translation MKEGIHPSDYRYVVFKDMSNEQSFRTKSCVASKETIKWEDGNEYPLIKLEISNTSHPFYTGKMKLVDTAGRVDKFRNRYKTHRASAVKPEEDENTEG comes from the coding sequence ATGAAAGAAGGAATTCACCCGTCAGATTACAGATACGTTGTATTCAAAGACATGTCTAACGAACAATCGTTTCGTACAAAGTCTTGCGTGGCATCAAAAGAGACTATTAAGTGGGAAGATGGGAATGAATACCCATTGATCAAATTGGAGATATCAAATACTTCTCATCCATTTTACACTGGAAAAATGAAGTTGGTAGATACTGCCGGACGTGTTGATAAATTCCGTAACCGATACAAAACTCACCGTGCTTCTGCTGTTAAACCAGAAGAAGACGAGAATACTGAAGGATAG
- a CDS encoding GlmU family protein: protein MNYILFDDSREKLLPLTFTRPVCDLRIGILTIREKWERMMNMSTSTITEDYLSVKFPLVSAQENILVNGSVCPNAELIAAIASLEIGGRLVKAGKLLALRIEGDVSSADLSDRSGIEFEPAILTVENPWDIFSRNGEAIEADFELISSGRSSQKLSESNTVIGNGKVFLEEGAKAEACIFNTSSGSIYLGKNSEVMEGSIIRGSFALCEGSQVKMGSKIYGPTTVGPESRVGGEVNNSVIIGYSNKGHDGFLGNSVLGEWCNLGADTNNSNLKNNYDEVRVWSYETQRFAKTGLQFCGLIMGDHSKSGINTMFNTGTVVGVSSNVFGSGFPRTFIPSFQWGGAAGFTEYTMEKAFATAERVMQRRGKQFDEKEKAIFSSVFELTKSYRN from the coding sequence ATGAACTACATTCTTTTTGACGATTCGCGGGAGAAACTGCTCCCTTTGACTTTCACCCGTCCAGTGTGCGATTTGCGCATTGGTATTCTCACCATTCGCGAGAAGTGGGAACGCATGATGAATATGTCAACGAGTACAATAACAGAGGATTACCTTTCGGTCAAATTCCCTTTAGTTTCTGCGCAGGAAAACATTCTGGTAAACGGTAGTGTTTGCCCGAATGCAGAGTTGATTGCTGCCATCGCTTCGCTAGAAATAGGTGGGCGATTGGTGAAAGCAGGCAAACTGCTTGCTCTCAGGATAGAAGGAGATGTTTCTTCGGCTGATCTTAGCGACAGATCAGGAATTGAGTTCGAACCAGCAATTCTGACAGTTGAAAATCCTTGGGACATTTTTTCAAGGAACGGAGAAGCGATTGAAGCTGATTTTGAATTGATCAGCTCAGGAAGAAGCTCTCAAAAGCTTTCTGAAAGCAACACAGTTATCGGAAATGGAAAGGTATTCTTGGAAGAAGGTGCAAAGGCGGAAGCGTGCATTTTCAATACATCAAGCGGTTCCATTTATCTTGGTAAGAATAGCGAAGTAATGGAAGGTTCCATTATCCGCGGTTCTTTTGCGCTTTGCGAAGGAAGTCAAGTGAAGATGGGGTCCAAGATCTATGGTCCAACTACCGTTGGACCCGAAAGTAGAGTAGGAGGCGAGGTCAATAATTCGGTCATTATAGGCTATTCGAATAAAGGGCACGATGGATTTTTGGGCAATTCGGTGCTTGGCGAGTGGTGCAATTTGGGTGCTGATACCAACAATTCCAATCTCAAAAATAACTATGACGAGGTTCGGGTGTGGAGCTATGAAACGCAGCGATTCGCCAAAACAGGCTTGCAATTTTGCGGCCTCATCATGGGCGATCATTCCAAATCTGGAATCAATACCATGTTCAATACAGGAACAGTTGTAGGCGTGAGTTCCAATGTTTTTGGTTCAGGATTTCCACGCACTTTCATTCCCTCATTTCAATGGGGCGGAGCAGCTGGATTCACCGAATACACAATGGAGAAAGCGTTCGCAACTGCGGAACGCGTGATGCAAAGACGTGGCAAACAGTTCGATGAAAAAGAGAAAGCGATCTTTTCGTCAGTCTTCGAACTGACAAAGAGTTACCGAAACTGA